From one Amaranthus tricolor cultivar Red isolate AtriRed21 chromosome 17, ASM2621246v1, whole genome shotgun sequence genomic stretch:
- the LOC130804542 gene encoding uncharacterized protein LOC130804542 — protein MRQIICPLQHAKILITEVLATSQLPPCLSPSRRYSEKCNLLGLVIAVGDESATAMLVAHLRRKMSYEALIPHFLCSNDDNNDEDNSNRVHESSENTLSDSVQNMEEDDGDDPRPNLPWLPTINKSWEEKAAKRYADMLFKWRRTLKSKPEFKPPSIDNETWARWKADWERPDNKAVSARNSSNRRGGRDKAEATHIGGSIPHARTMRDLEQSKGQRPTAYEIFTRTHEIFDNETGDCSQWTNSKSQKVNDEYRSLMEEHPTRDPSQIWLDAIKNVESGSNKKNKKNKEVFGVGSASQIIYPPEPTDIPSSQPAQPDYDAIIQQRFADLEAWQTEFNNQLWEAIRRGNAPTAYEYHQRMTEQIARE, from the exons ATGCGCCAAATAATTTGCCCACTACAACACGCAAAAATATTGATTACCGAGGTTCTTGCGACGAGTCAGCTACCGCCCTGCTTGTCGCCATCCCGTCGCTATTCTGAAAAGTGCAATCTGCTAGGTCTTGTCATTGCAGTTGGCGACGAGTCAGCTACCGCCATGCTGGTCGCCCATCTCAGAAGAAAAATGTCATATGAAGCCCTAATTCCTCATTTCCTATGCAG CAACGACGACAATAACGACGAAGACAACAGTAACCGAGTTCATGAGAGTAGTGAAAATACTCTAAGTGATTCCGTGCAAAATATGGAAGAGGACGATGGAGACGATCCTCGTCCGAATCTTCCATGGTTACCAAcaataaacaa GTCGTGGGAGGAAAAAGCCGCAAAGCGCTATGcggatatgcttttcaaatggcgTAGGACGTTGAAAAGCAAGCCTGAATTTAAACCTCCTTCCATCGATAATGAGACCTGGGCGCGATGGAAGGCGGATTGGGAACGCCCAGATAATAAAGCCGTTTCGGCTAGGAATTCCTCCAATAGACGTGGAGGAAGAGACAAAGCTGAAGCCACCCATATAGGTGGCTCAATCCCGCACGCCAGAACAATGCGGGATTTG gAACAATCAAAAGGTCAAAGACCCACGGCCTATGAAATTTTTACACGAACGCATGAGATCTTTGACAATGAAACAGGAGATTGTTCCCAATGGACGAATagcaagtcacaaaaagttaac gatgaatatCGTTCTTTGATGGAGGAGCATCCAACTCGCGAtccaagtcaaatttggttggatGCTATAAAAAACGTAGAAAGcggttcaaacaaaaaaaacaaaaaaaacaaagaggtatttggggttggttccgcctctcaaattatttatcctcctgagccaacggatattccgtcttctcagcctgcacaacctgattatgatgcTATTATACAACAAAGGTTTGCGGATTTAGAAGCCTGGCAAACGgagtttaataatcaattatgggaagcGATACGAAGAGGAAATGCTCCGACAGCCTATGAGTATCATCAAAGGATGACTGAACAAATAGCAAGAGAATGA
- the LOC130804708 gene encoding uncharacterized protein LOC130804708: MNCPEVDVFVSEFKSSIQRYQPNWSSQRIEAFVQENFTDAFRTAARQGSFDNRVNSDILKQIAEGPLKHARSYNVCYTNGYRFRIVRHASNKLAENSGVCVKAADNNRDEEDFYRQLLEIVEVEYPGITIKRVTLFKCHWYDPTTTGNSRETNIHKRYKLVDIHQGRSYRLYDPFVLASQACQVYYLPYPSTRQNLKDWRAVCKVKQN, from the exons ATGAACTGTCCAGAGGTGGATGTATTTGTATCTGAgtttaaaagttcaattcaaagatATCAACCGAATTGGTCAAGTCAGAGGATTGAAGCGTttgtgcaagagaatttcactgATGCGTTCCGAACTGCA GCAAGACAAGGATCATTCGATAACCGAGTGAACAGTGACATTTTGAAGCAGATTGCTGAAGGACCACTAAAACATGCTCGGAGTTACAATGTCTGTTACACAAACGGATATAGATTCCGTATAGTACGTCATGCATCAAATAAATTAGCAGAAAATAGTGGAGTGTGCGTCAAAGCTGCTGACAACAATCGTGACGAAGAAGATTTTTACAGGCAATTGCTTGAAATCGTAGAGGTTGAATACCCGGGGATAACTATCAAAAGAGTAACGTTGTTCAAATGTCATTGGTATGACCCAACTACTACTGGGAATAGCCGCGAAACAAATATTCATAAACGATATAAGTTAGTTGACATACATCAAGGTCGTTCGTATCGTTTATATGATCCGTTTGTGTTGGCAAGTCAAGCATGTCAAGTGTATTATCTTCCATATCCGagtacaagacaaaatttaaaagattggagAGCGGTTTGCAAAGTCAAACAGAATTAA